The nucleotide window CCGAGCACGCTGCTCTTTGGACGGAAGACCTACCAGATGATGGCCTCCTGGTGGCCGACCCCGATGGCGTTGCAGAGCATGCCGGACGTGGCCCGCGGGATGAATGCATCGCAGAAGATCGTCTTCTCCCGGACGTTGAAGAAGGCAGCATGGGAGAACACCAGGCTCATTGCCACCGATCCGGTCAGGGCGATCAAGCGGATGAAGAAGGACGGGAAGGACCCCCTCACGATCCTCGGAAGCGGGAGCATCGTTACCCTGTGTGCGGAACACGGGCTCATCGATGAATATCAGATCATGGTGGATCCGGTGCTCATCGGATCAGGAACGCCGATCGCGAAGGCCCTGACACACCATGTGGATCTGAGACTCGTGTCACACAGAGTGTTCACCAGCGGAGTAGTCCTCCTGCGGTATCAACCCCGGTAAGCAGGTCGCTCCTGCCAGGAGCGACACTACCCCGGGGGGGGCGTTACTTCACGTGAAGGCACTGGTCCGCTGTTTCCAGGATCGCATCACGTTCTCCCCGCCGATCCGCGTTGCAGGACCGGAGACCTGCACGCCGGGGGAAGGGGGGAAAGAAGACAGGCCGCCGGTACATCATACCGGCGGCCTGTGGGCTGGACTGCAGGGGGATCTCAGAAGTAGATGATCGCCGAAACGCTCACCATCTGCGAAAGGTACTCACTGGTGGCGGTATTCGTTGCCGTCATCGCGAACTTCTGCTCCCAACTCGTCTGGGAATAGGTCACATCAAGTGCTATCGCACCGCCGATGAAACCGGTACCGACGCTGAAGCCTGTGCCCGCGACCTGTCCATCGGGCTTATCATTGACATCCCAGTTGGCGCGCAGTGTTGGCACCGTATGGAAGCCGGCCCTCACCGGGATGACTCCTGCACGGGTCACGATAAGATACTCAGCGCCCACGCGGATCTGATTCAGGTCCTGCTCACTGGCACTCAACTTGATCGTGTCCTGGCGCTCGATCCCCGCCTGGGTCCGCCCCTTCCGGTACAGTTTGCGGTCACCGTAGAGCCGCGATTCGAAGTCGAACGCAATGGTCAGATTCTCACCGATGCGCCCAGAAGCACCGACGCCGAACATGAGCGGGACCTGGACCGAATTCTCGAAGCTCCCCTGCTCATCCACCCGCGTACCGGTGCTCCATTTGTAGTCGCCCTCCACCTTCAGATCGAAGGGTGTCCGCACGGTCGCCCCGACCTTGATCGGCACCGGGGTCTTCATTCCTTCAAAGTCGATCAGCAGGCCTGCCGTGAAATTCAGGCCTTTGTACGAGCCATTGTTCTCATCGAAGCCGAACGGTGTTGTACCCTTGGTCGTGGTCTTATTGTCGAAGTTGCCCAGCCAGATATTCGCCGTGCCGCCCACGTAGATCATCGGATGCAGCTTGATGCCGATGCCCGGGGTCAGGGTGTTGGCGCCACCATTCGATTCGTACTCCTCGTCATTCACATCATACTTCTGAAAGCTGTCGAGTTGCTTCTGGAACGCAACGGCAGGGACGATGTTGATCTTGCCGGCATGCAAGGGGAACGCGATACTTGCGAAGTTGTACGTGAAATGCGACTGGTTGATCGAGTAGTTCACCGCCGGGCGGGTCGGGTTCTCATACTTGAACTGCTCGCCGATCCACCGTCCGACCACCGAGAACTCCGAACGCTCGAGCTGTCCGAGTCCTGCCGGGTTCCACGAGATCGCCGTGGCATCATCCGCCAACCCGATGAATGCACCACCCAAGCCCTCTGCGCGCGCGCCGGCGCCCGTGACGTTCCAATCTTCCTGCGCAACGGCAGGCAATGCCACGAGGATCGACAGTGCGACAACAATGAGTATCATGCGGACCTGCATACGCTCTCCTGGGATGAGGGGGAATGAGGATTATTTCACTACGATCTTGTCGCCGACCTTGATCGCCTGTTCCTTGTCCACGACGCGCACCTGCGCAACCTTCTGCTGCACCTGCACCACCACCAATTCGCCGAGCTTGGTCACCTGATGGCCAAGGACCTCACCGGTGGATGGGTGCTTGATCTCCTTCCCTTCGCGGAACGCGACGCATTTCGATCCTTTGCGCACGCCTTTGAGCGAACCCACATCGACGTAGAACGTATCGCCTTCCAGACTGACGATGAACCCTTCAACGATCGGCAGTTCATTGTAGATCATGATCGCGAGCGCATCCACCGCCTTCTCAAAATCCTCGACGTCGGAGCCCTCGACCTGCTCGCTGCGCGCAACGATGGTCTCTCCGGTCTCGGTGTCGATGATCCGCGCACTCACCTTGCCGCCGTCACGGGATTGAATGGCCGACGTGAGGATGATCGCGTCAGCACCTGCGATCTTGCCTACCTGCACGGCCGTTGCCTCATCCACGGCCCCGGAGACCTGCAACTGTTGCTCCGAGAGAACCTTGTCGAGCGCTGCACGTTCGATCACCTTGAACCGGCGGAGGTTGACGAGCTGGGTCACCATCTTGTCGGTGAGCGCATCCCCATACTGTTCCAGATCGCCCTTCAGGGTGATGGGGATGACGCCCACGCCAAGGCGTGAACCAACCTGTGTGACCCTGGACGGATCGTAGGTCAGCGCTCCCACGGGGAGCGTCCCCGTCCGATTCGTTTCCATGCGCGAACGGTCGGCAGTGTCGTCCTCCGTGCGGGTCCGCGACGGTTTCCCTGGCTTCGTCGCCAGAGGGGCCGGACCGGTCCCCCGGATCAGATCGATATACTCGCTCGCCCGTTCACTCGACGTGTATGCCGCCGAGAGTTCGAGTTCCTTCAATGCTGCCTGGTTCTCGCCAAGGAAATAGTGACAGACGC belongs to Ignavibacteriota bacterium and includes:
- a CDS encoding dihydrofolate reductase family protein; its protein translation is MAQLTVFNFITVNGAYKGPGGDIQWHRHGAEEQEYAAKGANSPSTLLFGRKTYQMMASWWPTPMALQSMPDVARGMNASQKIVFSRTLKKAAWENTRLIATDPVRAIKRMKKDGKDPLTILGSGSIVTLCAEHGLIDEYQIMVDPVLIGSGTPIAKALTHHVDLRLVSHRVFTSGVVLLRYQPR